The Dermacentor andersoni chromosome 1, qqDerAnde1_hic_scaffold, whole genome shotgun sequence genomic interval ACAATATGCTGACATACCTTTTTGCATGTTAAATGCAGGCATACATAATGTAACTGCCTTTTACCACTGCTGGCACTTTTGTACTTGTTTGATTGAGCAGTGATGGCAGTGCGCAAAGGAGGCATGTGACATGTATTCATCTTGCTTGTTTGAAACAGCTGTCCTTCAGCATAGGGTGGCAGTAATGTGCATGAGATGTTAATTGTGATACATGCACTCATGTACACTTATTTTGAAGCCATTAAGTGGTGTCCTGGCCAAACAGCCATTCTTTCATTTAAATCAGTGTGCAGTTCTGAGTACAAAATGATTTGCAATATTGTCACCCTAACTTAAGATTCTTTAGCACAGCCTAGCACACTAAACCTATTCTTTAACAATCTACACCAGTACACTTAGTGGATACTCCTATACTTCACCATAATATTATTAGTCTTGTCAGTGTTGATCATAGTATATACTGCATCAATAAAAACCATCTAGTAGTATTAAGCCCTGCACTGTAATCATATGCACTGCCTGTGTAATGGCTTCTGAAAAACATTTTAATAAATTCAGGTGCCCCCTGAGACAGACTGGACAGAAATTGCCCAAGGCTTTGCCTCCCAGCGGCAGTTTCCCAACTGTTTGGGAGCTGTGGATGGAAAGCATGTCGCCATCACTGCACCTCCAAATTCCGGCAGCCTATATTTCAACTACAAGGTAAGCTTGCTCACTAGGCACATTTAAGCACACAATTTTTGCCATCTGTCACATATTAAAGAGTACATCAGTAAACCGTACATCTGATCAGTTACACAAGATGTGAAATTATTCCAGCAAATCACTTTCTTGGTTGTGGCATTCTTTTGTTGTATATGCATATTCACTATATTTTATGTTTCACTTAGTTTTATGTGCACATTAATGCTCTCTGTTTATCAGCTGTTGTCTTCTCCACTGCAGAGAATATCTGTTTATGTTGGCAATGTCTGCTTACCTTACCTTACTTTGGCAGTGTTATGTCCCCTTCGAATACTGAGTTGACATTAAGCCAGCAGACATCAAATAAACCTAGTGTTCTCTGCTCAGTGCAAAATTTCAAAATTGTAGACTCCAATGTAAACATCGAAGACGGCCGCAATGTTCTGCTAGTCGCAATACCAAATTCACCATGTGCACTTCTGATGTCGTCCATGAAATTCGTTGAAGCTGCAGAAATGTATGCATTGTACAGAATGGGCAATGATCTATGATAGAGCGAGAGAGCACTATAACAATGTTAAAGATTGGTATAGTAGCCATCTAGCTGCCAATAGTAAGAAACATGCATGCACTGCACTCTTTGGTAGTACCAGGTTCCTGAAATTTGCAAAGACCAATATAAGAAAAATTGTGAAGGTGTACTGCATAACAATAGCAAAAGTGTCTATCATTCGAAGAGACATTTCTTTGGCTAAATACCTGTATGTGTGATGccgccctcccccctctcccgtgCGTGCTGTCAATCCGGGTGATTCTTGTTATTCTATAAATAATAAAAGGCTGGTGCTGCTTTGAATGAAGTTCGGGTGACAGTCAGCATCCTATTGCACTGCTTCAGCATACATTGAAGataaaccaacttgcccaaatcaaATTGTTGCTCGCACAAGGTGGCGGATGTGCATGTGGTTTCTAGGTAAATGCAGATGATTGCTGCAAATTGCAATTGATTAATTACTACAGATGCTGCTTTTCACAAGTCGTGAGTGACTTGGAGCAGTCACAACTGTTTCATTTGAAATGTAGGTATTTCATGCTTAAATGTGAGGCATCTCACTACTCTGTAGAATTGATGCATTTGTTCTTAATGTATATTTCCAAGGTCATAAAGAATGTCATTTGAGTGCGGTTTTCATGTGTGCTATTACATCTACAAAGATGGTGTACCAATATGGTGACTGATAACCTATTTCAGGGCACCTTTTCCATTGTGCTGATGGCTGCCGTCGACAGCAATTATCAGTACACCATAATTGACGTTGGTGCTCAAGGTCGGCAGAGTGATGGAGGAATATTGAAAAGCTCGGAATTCGGGAAGGCACTGGCCAGTGGGACTCTCGGTGCACCTTCTGCAAGCTGCCTGCCTGGTACAAGAACTGTCGCACCCTATGCCTTTGTTGGGGATGAGGCATTTCAATTACGCAAGGATTTCATGAGACCCTTCCCGGCAAAGCAGCTCACTGATGAAAGGAGGGTCTTCAATTACAGGCTGAGCAGAGCAAGGTAAAGCATGGGAAATACTTTCAGTATTGTGGGTCACTGCGATGATGTTGAAGCCTATACTGCACGTGTATGCACAGCATGTggtatgtttctttttctacgtcctttgtgtttttagcaCTCTGAGCTTTTATTAATTATTCAAAAGTGCAGAAGTATTAATTTATCTGATATTCTTGTTGCATGGATAGCAGATTATCTTTCTGGTTGCAtgcagtttgtttcaattgatGGTAACAACTCTAGCTATCTCCCCGTTACATCCGGTATATGGCCATTGCTGTTTCTAttgtacattaatgatattgtacacCTGATGCAAAAATTCGACTCTTTGCAGATGCCTGCATTTTTTGTGAAATATCTTTCAGTGCATGAGCAAGCTGAACTTGATTTAAACCTACAATATATAGTGTGATGAGTGGGGCACGGCTTTGAACAAAGGCAGAACGGTCCGTCTTTGCAAAACACATAAGAACCTGCTAAAATAAGAGTACACACTGGCCTCTGTCCCGCTAAAGGAAGTTAAAaactacaaatacctaggtgtaaCATTCACTAATACCCCTTCTTGGAAATCACATCTTAACAATATTTTCCCTTGTGTTTTCCGAAAAACTTGTTTTAATGACTCAAGCTCAGAAATTGAACTGCCAGTGTTAAATTACTTAGCAATGTTACTTTTATTAGACGCAAGCTAGAATATGCTATTATTATATGGGACCCGTACACTAAACAtaacagaaaaattgaaaaaatgacGAGAAAGGCTATTCATTTTATCTACTGCAAGTTTAAATGTACCGATGGTTAATGCACCGAGTGCTTTAACAATAATTTTTTATTTGCTGACAGTGTCCTGCATGTTTGCCTTGCAGAAGGTGTGCCGAGAATGCCTTTGGGATTACAGCAGCAAGGTGGAGGGTGCTCCTACGCACAATAAACCTCCATCCGACTAACGTCGATTCTATCATCAAAGCAGCCTGCATCCTGCACAACTTCATAATGAAGTTAAATGCACAGAGGCATGGATACGTGGACAGAGAAGATAGCTTTGGAAATGTTATACCAGGCCACTGGCGGCAAAGTGTGGGAGGAGATGCTCAGGATGGATCACAACCATATTTTTCGCTTGCTTCTACACATGCTCGAAATTTCCACACACAGGCAGCAGATGCGCGAAACATCTTCACTGCCTACTTCTGCAGCACATTTGGGGAAGTTGCTTGGCAGTGGCAACAGCCGGGCGTGTCAAAAGATGTTGCTTTAAAGCATCTACAGGAGCAGCAGCTTTTGCCACTTGCAAGGAAGTAAATTTCATTGAATGTCCTTATTCAAATATAGGTCACATGCCTTCCCATGAGTTTTCGATGTTCAAAATCTGTCAGGTAGCAGCAGGATTCCTCACCTTTGAGATGCTCTCTGATGAAGCTGATGTTCTCTATGTAGTATTGGTTGCTTTCATCTCAAACAGGCACAACCACTTGTCCACAGAAGCATCATCTTTGGTGTACTTGGTCAGGTCGATCTTCTTAGGTGTGCTCATGGTGCTGTTGAGGTAGATCCTATCGACTTATGCGATGAATCAGTCATGGCGTCAGTCAGAACACCAGTTTATTGACAATCGGCACCCATCCTCATCTTCATTCCCTATCCACCCGTGAACCGTCACATGCAAACATAAATCCTGGGGCAATTTcatattgtaacgcacagttgagtgacggtaCTTTAATCACTTtaccttgggcgaacttgtgcctgaAAAACAGCGAAACGAGAGCCTCACTAGAACGTCCAGTCTTTCCACAAGAGACCCGCACCTCTTCTCTTGTGCcactatctttcgcaggtagcagtaaacaacTGGATGGacgcaggaggcggctggcgtgcgtaatttgaaatcatcttgtCATTGTCCCCCTTCTAAGAGTGCATTGTCCCGATGCTCATACAGAGGGCGGCGTTTTCTAGACTGTCATGAATTCGCAGTGCTTGTAGGCGGAAGCAgttattgcctgtcgtagtacggcttcattCGGACGACATGGACGATTTCTGTTCGATGCCGCTGTTGTGATGAGGTTACTTGACCTTCTGGAGCAACCTCGTAGTTCAAGGGACTAATTCGGCGAATTATCCTATACGGGCCAAAATAACGAAGAAGCTTCTCGGATAGGCCGCGCATCCGTACGGGAGTCCAGGTGCATACTTTGCGTCTCTTCGTCGCAAGTTGTATCGCTCCGCGTCGGTTTGCTGTTGCTGCCGAATGCGGTGTTGCGCCAGCTTCCatgcttcttcagctctttgtgtGAAGTCACTGACGTCATTGTCAATTTCGGAGGTCATATCTACTGGTAGCATTGCATCTAAGGTCGTGGTGACGGTCCGGCCAAAAACGAGTTGGAAAGGTGTCATTTGAGTCGTCTtttgcacagcggtattgtacgcgAACGTTGCGTATGGTAGTATCCTGTCCCATGTTCGATGCTCCGTGTCCATGTATACTGACAACATATCAGTCAGCGTTCTGTTAAGTCGTTCAGTCAGTACATTTGTCTGGGGATGATATGAGGTGGTTTTTCGGTGACTGGTGTGCGTCAGTTTCATAATGGACTGTGTCAAGTGGGCAGTAAATATGGTTCCTCGATCCATGATGAGAACTTTAGGAGCACTATGCGGTAGTACTATGTTAGTGACAAAAAAAATCGGCTACTTCACTGGCCGCTCCCTTGACAAGAGACCCTTTGTCGGCATATCGAGTTAGGTAGTCAGTTGCAACTACAATCCAACACTTTTCTGATGACGATGTGGGAtaggggccaagtaagtccattcccacttgtgCGAATGGAGTTTTCGGTTGCTGTATCGGTTGTAGGAGACCTGCTGGCTTGAATGGTGGTATTTTACGTCTTTGGCAGTCCCGGCAGGTTCTTACGTAGTGTTGCACAGAAGTCAATAactttggccagtaatacttcatgcggatgtgtgcgaatgttctgctcactcctaaatgtcctgctgatgggtcgtcgtggcatgcttcaaAAATCTCGAGTCGTAACTTGGAAGGTACGACGAGCAGAAACGTCTCTGCACTATGTTAAagatttcttttgtacaggacattATTTCTCAGGACGAATGACAACAAGCTGCGGACAAAAGCTCGTGGAATGTCGACAGGGTGTCCTTCTAGGTAATCAATGAGCAGGCGTAAGTCCGGTTGAGATTGTTGATGCTGAGCCATTTGCGATGTTGTCACAGCTCCTAAGAACGGGCAATCCTGTCCATTTTCCCTAAGCGTAGATTCCGTGTATTCAATCGGTgcacgtgacaagcaatcagcatcactgtgcttgtgaccggacttgtatacgaccgttatatcgtattcctgcagccacAAATTCCATCTTGCCAGCCGTCCTGAtgggtctttgagattcgccagccagcacaatgaattaTGGTCGCTGATAGCTCGGAATGGTCAGCCATATTAGTATGGtctaaacttgctgatggcccatatcaccgcaaggcattctttttctgttgccGAGTAGTACCCCTCAGCCTTGGAAAGTGTTGGACTAGCATACGCAATGACTCGTTCCTCTTCGTTTTGCCACTGaatgaggacggcaccgaggcctaaatTGCTTGCGTCTGTGTGAATATGAGTTTTGGCTTCCTCATGGAAATTAGCAAGCACCGGGTGGTTCTGaagacgctttcggagctcattgaaagcattctTCTGCTCATTGAACCAGCCGAAAGGCATGTCTTCCTTCGTTAGCTGCGTTAGTGGTTCAGCgatccttgaaaaatttttgacgaagCATCTGGAGTAGGCGCAAAAGTCCTAAGAatcgcctgacagcctttttgtcGGTTGGTTTTGGAAATTTCTCCACTGCTGCAGTCTTCTCAGGGTCTGGGCGAATGCCTTCTGAActgacgacatggccgaggaaaaggagctcgcgaaagccgaaatTATATTTCTGCGGTTTTATCGTCAGACCTGCTAATCTAATACCTTTCATCACAGCCCGCAGTCGTTCTACATGCTGCTCACAAATAGCActgaaagtgaaaaaaataatGGAAATTGTGCCATGCTGTGCCAAATCAGCTGTGGCTCCTCCAGGCATTGGCAAAAATTCGCCAGCGCAGTGTGGGCCGTAACTTTCATGTTCTGGCCACTAGTGGGTGTGAACAGGTGTACACATTCACTTAGTGTGAACTCCAGATGTTGCAGTGCCTCAATCGCGAGTCTAGTAAGAGGCAAAGCAAAGTCGGTCATGAGCAGAAGCGAGCTTTGAGCTAGCTGAAGTGTAAGAGCCCAGAAATTTCATGGCACTAGCTAGACGTGGACAGGGAACACGTACAATATGGCGTCCATTCCTGTGTGTTCTCTGTTCACATCTATTTGCGCTGCAGAGCTTTTTGATTCAGTCACGTAAGTTTATACACCTTCTGTGTGGTTTTATAGCTGTTCAGCTGTCACATTGTTAGCACCGTCTCCATATAAGATGCATTTGTTGCCCGCATAGGGCACCTCTCATGTAGTCCTGCTAACAGTTTTGTTTTTCACTGATCATGCATATGGACCACCCTACAGTGACGAGAGAACATGACAAAAAAGCTTATTGGTGTTATTCTAATGATGCCTTTAGTGTGCTATAAGTTGATGCAGATTGTACACGTTTGTTTATTGTGCTTCCTGCAAGCTGGACAAAGTGCAGTCAATAATTTTTTGGAGGACTTCTAGTTTGATATTAACTGAGCTGTTACTTTGTGTGCATGTTTTTTCCATGTTTTGTTCTGTTATGTGCATGCTGTTTTAATTGCACAGTGCACCTCATGGCTGTCTGCATGCGTGCAGCAGTGACTATTATAGATTGTTTCGCGCGGAGAAATATCACTCTGCATTTTTTCACAGTTCCAACATCTGAGCTTGCGGGCTACGCAGTCTCATTTCACATACACTGGTCGTGCTGGCTGATTTTTGCATATTACAAACAAATAAAGATATGGCTAAGTTCAGAGAGACCACCTACTTCTAGCAAAGGGAAACTTGAGCCTTGAGGTTGCAATTGGAAATGCAACTGCAATTCTTTCGAGACATGAAGAGACAGGTATTTCATCATAATAAGGTATTTGAGGTGCTTCTATGCCATGCTGTTGCATTACTTAAAAATGTCTATggtgttcgttttctttttcacatcatTTGTTGAGAAGCACCCCTTGTCACTTCACCAGCACCTAATACAAAAATAGCATGAAAAATGTCTTTAGGCTGCTCAACACTTTTTAACACGTTCACTGCGTAGCCCGTTATCATAGTTTTGATCTCTGTGCGTTGTGGGCCACCCGATGCTTTCCGCGGGTGCGGCGTGACACACCGGTGGGGCACACTTCTGAGGCTGTTTTTTCCGCCTGCTGAAAGATGGCTCTACTGGCATGTTCGGTCGCAGCTTGCGCGGGCTACTTCAATCATGCATGCTAGCGCAGAAAATCATCACGTGGTTCACTTGGCCCACGCATTTCCAGGAAGTTGCTTCCCCTGGGGCCGCATTCTATAAGAATCCATTGTCCATTTTCCGCTCCATTTTGCGTGGTGTAAGCCTGACGGAATCATCAGACAAAAGCAGCAGTCGACCAATCACAGAAATGAAAAGCAGCAGACACCTGTGTTGACGATAGCATTCGCCATTCGTTGCGGGCTGTGGTTCAATATGGGCTGCAAGGTGCATCCAATAGCGAGGTCCGGTCGCCAATGAGCCATTAGTCAGGTCACTTCCCACGGACGTTTGAACGGCACGGCTATGTCATCAAACAATAATGACCTGACGTCAAGGACCAAACGGACCATAAAAACAAAATGGATAATGGATTTTTGTAGCATACGGCATCTGGAGAACGGGCCGTTTATCCAACCACTGCAGCACCTATACGCCGTTGTGGGATTCAAGACCAATGACTTCCCCCTTTTTTACTACTACTTCTTCGGCATGCCCCATGCCCGCTATGGCATTAATTTTCCGGCATATATTTGCGTTTTCAATGTATAACCCTCCTTCGTGCAGGCCTTCTATAGATTGACTCCATATTTGTGGGTTTTAACAGGGATGTATTGCCTATAGGCGAGGCGCCCACGCCACGGAATCATCGTTTCGTCAATGACAATCTGTTTGCCTGGCTCCAACACTGAGCATAAATTGCGATTCATTTTTTCCATCAAGTGTTGAATACGACAGAGACGACCCTGCTATGCGCTCGGTTCCTCGTTATCTGCGAAATGCCAGAACCTTAGTAGCAGGAGAAACCGGTCGCGGGCCATGTTCTGGCGAATGCAGTTTACGCCGTACAGATCGCTTCTTGCCCAATAGTGCTGCAGATTAGGAAGCCTTACTAGACCCATGCAGATCAGTAGACCAATGAACACTCATTATTTGCACGTTTGTCTCAGTCCATTTCTTCACGCGCGATTTCTCTTGTAGGACGTTCGAGTCTATGTACTGCTTCCCATACCTGTTTGTCTCATGTCGATCATGTCCCAAATGTCATCagtcaaaaaaagagaaaacaagctGAGAGCATCGTTGCTAGTCGGGAGGCTGATTAGCACAGGAGGGCTCGAATACGACATCGCTCCAACTCTAGTCGTTATCGCTTTCTAGCTTTCGGCAGGTAATGCAGCCTGAACATCACTATTTTCCGAATCCTCAGATACCGCTTCACCGCAAACGCTTGACTCACCATCCCACAGTTCAGAATTTTCCAATAACTGCTCGAGGCTGTCATCGTCGCTGTTTGAACACTCAACGTTCGCTGGAGCAGAAGTTGTGCCGCACGAAGTGGATGGCTGCGTATTTGCGCTGCCGTGTGTCCCGGCAGATCCGCTTCCACCGCAGGGTCTTTTCTTCTGGTTTCTGTACCTCCGTCGAATTTTTGACAGTCCACGATTTTTGAATGCTCGTAAAAAATGGAAAGCACAAGGATGTAGACCACTAGGCTTGGCACTGAGAGTAAGCCAAGTTACTGCGAAGAGGACGGACTAATTCTTCAGCTGAGCTCTTGAACACATTGTGAGCGCTTTTCAAAAGTATGTTGCGCATATGGAAAGCGCCCGAACAAAAGGCTGGAGCGGGTAGCTGGAACATTTTCTGCGCCGCTTCCTGATAGCCGTCAGCTTTATCATCAGACGCATTGCAAGCGCCAATGTCAATAAATATAGGCGCGCTTTATATCTCTACCGCCACCTGTGATATCATAGTGAAAACTCATTTTCATGCATTTGTGGAAGCATATCATCGCCGCACTGCAAGAAACTCCTCGTTGTTTGCGCCAGCATGGCTGGACTGCGTTGCGTGACCCACCGGTGGGCCAAGACGCAGTGAACGTGTTAATGCTGCAGGTGCAGAACGCAAGGTGTAGCAATTGTAACCCCACTTTGCAGGCTTGCATAAACAAGACTGCTCCAGAATCATTTTTACCTGCTTGAAAAATCACTGCAGGATCACTTTTCACATTCCCAACCCCTGTATGTGCATCAACTGTACTGTTTCTGTCAAAATGGAGTGACAATAAAAAATTCAGTTGTGGTGTGAGTCTGGTTTGTTTTCGGGTCATCGGTGTAGCACATCTCAGCACAGCAGGTAATTTACATTGTCCACGTTACACACATGAACACTAATTTCATGAAAAGTTAACTAGGTATATACTGCTCCTTTCTGTCACGATTTTGTTCAGAAGAGAGTGGCTGTATTCATCATTTTTACTAAGCTAACATCAACAGGTGTTGCGAAACTTGTCATACTCAATGCCAGCAATAGTGGCACTGTGTGCACAGATGC includes:
- the LOC126516548 gene encoding uncharacterized protein — encoded protein: MAAVDSNYQYTIIDVGAQGRQSDGGILKSSEFGKALASGTLGAPSASCLPGTRTVAPYAFVGDEAFQLRKDFMRPFPAKQLTDERRVFNYRLSRARRCAENAFGITAARWRVLLRTINLHPTNVDSIIKAACILHNFIMKLNAQRHGYVDREDSFGNVIPGHWRQSVGGDAQDGSQPYFSLASTHARNFHTQAADARNIFTAYFCSTFGEVAWQWQQPGVSKDVALKHLQEQQLLPLVAAGFLTFEMLSDEADVLYVVLVAFISNRHNHLSTEASSLVYLVRSIFLGVLMVLLR